The genome window CTAGAAAACTTTTCCGCGATGGTCCCACTAAAATGGGACAATTGAGCGCGCGAAATTTGGATAATTCACGAATGATTTCAATACTTTGGTTGTATTTTTTAGCAAAGCCAATACCAGGATCGATAATGATGCGATTTTGAGGAATTCCGGCGGCGATCGCCGCACTAATTCGACTTGCTAAAAACGCATAAATTTCCTCGATTAAATCATCGTATTCGATATACTGTTGCATCGTTTGTGGCGTACCGCGAATATGCATTAACACAATTGGTACACCAAGCTCAGCCACGGTTGGTAACATATCCGCATCAAAAGTTCCTCCAGAAATGTCATTAATGATATCTGCACCAGCAGTAACTGCAGCTTTAGCAACAGTTGCTCGTGTCGTATCAACAGAAATTGGGATAGAGATTTCTGGACGCAAAACTTGTAATACAGACAATACGCGCTCTCGTTCTTCTTCTGGTGAAACTTCTTCTGCACCTGGGCGCGTGGATTGTCCGCCGATATCAAGAATATCTGCACCAGCGGCGACTAAGTGCCGTGCTTGAGCTAACGCAGAAGGTGGGGTGTTAAACTCGCCACCATCACTAAAGCTGTCTGGCGTAACATTCAACACTCCCATTAAATAGGTACGCTTACCCCACTCAAACGAGTTTAAGGTTGCCATTGAGTTAACTCTGAGTCACCGCTACTGATAATTGACAATTCGGGCAAAACTACCTGGTTCTAAGCTTGCCCCGCCGACTAAAACACCGTCAATCTCTGGTTGTGCCATAATTTCATCAATATTGTTTGGCTTCACTGAACCACCGTATTGAATTGGCGTATCAGGATAACTTAACTGACTGCGAATTAACCCAATCACGCGGTTTGCTTCAGAGGCTTCGCACGTATCACCCGTTCCAATTGCCCAGATTGGTTCGTACGCAATGATCAGATTTTGCTGATCGACTTTCACCAGATCTTTTTCCAACTGCATCGAAATGAGTGCTTCGGTTTCACCCGCATCGCGTTGTTGCTTCGTTTCTCCTACACATAAAATTGGAGTCAAACCATGAGCTTGGGCTGCTATTAATCTTTTATTGACTGTTTCATCCGTCTCGCCAAAAAATTGTCGCCGTTCACTGTGACCAACGATCGCGTAACGTACGCCAATTTCTGTCAGCATAGGAGCCGCAATTTCACCTGTATAAGCTCCTTGAACTTCCCAGTGAACATTTTGTGCGCCTAACTGCACGCGGCTTCCGTGGAGATTCTTAGAAATTAACGACAGTGCAGTGAACGGAGCGCATAGCACAACGTCTCGCGCTTCTGGTGTTTGCTCCAAACTGGGCATAAATCCTTGCAAAAACTCCAGGGATTCAGCCTGGGTTTTAAACATTTTCCAATTACCGGCAATAACTATTTTTCGCACAGGTGACTCAATGAATACAAATCTAAAACACAATGAAATGTAAAAACAGTTTAAAGCTTTAAGGGAGCAATGTCACATTTACAAGTGCGAATTCTATAGCAGCGGATAGTAGAGGTCAGATGTCAGGGTTAAAATAGGGTAGACGTAAAAAAGTCACGGCTTAACAAAGCGATTAGCTATTAGCTATTGTTCTTGAGCTAATTGCCAACCGCTAGTTGCTAATTGCTGTGAATTTATTGATTTGTAGTTGCTGCTTCACGAGCTGCTGCAGCTTGATCGGGATGAATCCCTAAGCGTGTTAGGTTAATCCGACCTTTGCTGTCCAACTCTCTAACTTTGACAATCACTTCGTCACCTACGGCAACCTCATCCTCGACTCTGCCTACACGGTAGTCAGCCAACTGAGAAATATGAACCATACCTTCTTTACCAGGCAAGAATTCAACAAAAGCGCCTATTGGAATGATGCGCGTGACTTTACCAGCGTAGACATCACCTTCATTCAGCTTGCGAGTCATGCCTTGAACAATATTTTTTGCTCGTTTGGCTTTGCTCTCGTCGATTGCAGAGATTGTGACAGTGCCATCATCTTCGATATCGATTTTAGCTCCAGTTTCTTCTGTAATCCCTTTAATTGTCTTGCCACCAGGTCCAATTAAAAGACCGATCATTTCTGGATCGATTTTGATTGTGAGTAATCGCGGAGCAAAGGGCGACATTTCAATGCGCGGTTGCTCAATTGCTTGCATCATTTTTTCTAAAATATGTAACCGCGCTGGTAGGGCTTGTTTTATTGCCTGCTCAATGACTTCTAAAGGCAAACCAGAGATTTTCATATCCATTTGCAAGGCTGTGATGCCGCTATCGGTTCCAGCCACTTTAAAGTCCATGTCACCCAGAAAGTCTTCAATGCCTTGGATATCAGTCAGAACGCGCACTTCGTCGCCTTCTTTAATTAAACCCATTGCCGCACCGCTGACAGGTTTAAGAATGGGTACTCCCGCATCCATCAACGCAATTGTAGAACCACAAACGGAACCCATTGAGGTAGAACCGTTGGAAGAGAGGATTTCTGACACGACACGAATGACGTAGGGAAATTCATTTTTGGGTGGTAATACTGGAATTAGGGCGCGTTCGGCTAATGCTCCATGACCAATTTCTCGACGCCCTGGAGCACGCAGTGGCTTGGTTTCTCCTACCGAGAATGGTGGGAAGTTGTAATGATGGATATACCGCTTTTCTAAATCTTGCTGGAGATCGTCAGAGAGGTTTTGCGCATCTCCTGGCGTACCTAACGTACAAGCAGATAGTACTTGTGTCAATCCACGGTTGAATAAGCCACTACCGTGAACGCGTTTTGGGAGAACACCTACACGACAGGAAACTGGGCGAACTTCGTCGAGCTTACGACCATCAACACGCACGCTATCTTCAACAATTTGACGGCGCATGAGTTTTTTGGTCAAATCTTTAAACGTATTGCCTACTACTTTAGAGTTTGTGGTTGCTGTAACGCGAATAGGGTCTTCTTCTGGTAGTTCAGCGATCGCGGCGACGATTTCTTCTTTAACTCCATCTAACGCCGTATCGCGGCTATTTTTATCAAGGTCAAATTGTGACAAAATTTGTTTGACAGATTCTTGAGCGCGATCGCGAATAAACTCGACTAATGTCGGTTCTACTTCTACTGGTGGCTCTTCGTGTATTGCTTCCAAACCCATTTCTGCCATGAGATCTTTTTGCGCTTGAATCAGATCTTGTACAGCTTCGTAACCAAAATCAATTGCTTCAATAATGTCTTGTTCTGGCAATTGATTCGCTCCAGCCTCCACCATAATCACGCCTGCTGGTGAACCTGCGACGACTAAATCTAAATCTCCCGCTTCAATTTCTGCATAGGTGGGATTGATAATAAAGTCATCTCCCACTAAACCAACCCTCACTGCTGCCATTGGACCATCAAATGGAATTTGTGCCAACAACACAGCAAGGGATGCGCCGGTTACAGCTAATACATCCGGTGGTACTAACTCGTCCATCGACAAAGTTGTTGCAACGATCTGCAAGTCATCTCGCAACCACTGTGGAAATAAAGGGCGTAGGGGACGGTCAATTAAACGGCTAGTAAGAATTGCTTTTTCTGGTGGGCGTCCCTCGCGCCGGAGAAAACCACCTGGAATTCGACCAACGGAATACAGTCTTTCTTCGTAGTCTACCGTCAGTGGCAGAAAATCAATGCCTTCTCTTGCGGCAGAGCGGGTAGCTGTTACTAACACAGCAGTATCCCCAGATTGCATTAATACTGACCCACCAGCTTGGGGCGCTAGTAGACCTACGGTCAATCTAATATCCCTTCCGTCAAAGGATATTGACCTATCAATCTCTACCATTAAGTTTTTTGTCCTTCTTTATCACTTTCTTTTTCTGTGGCAATCCTAGCATTTATAGCCCTGCTACTGCCCTGCAGCGAATGGCAAAATAGAGACTAGAGTCAAAAGATTAGCGGATAAAGTTTTCAGTATGTGTATATGTCGCTATAAAGAGAAAAAAAATATGGATTAGAGTGAGCTTTGCTACTAATACTTAGTGTAAATATTTTCAGTAACTTACGATGTACTATAAATACATTCAACGTCTGGTTCACTAAGTAACCTAGCAGCAAAAATTACGTTCAATAGCTCTAATGTTTCACCATTCCCTCAACTTCCAGATAGTTACGTTTTGCATTATATCAAAATTGAACACTACTGTGGCATAGTTTCAGGGTTCATTAACCTGCAATAATATTACTCATTTCAATCTATGTGTAGCCTGTCGTTGCCATTGTAGTTGTACAATTAATCTAAGATCTAAATTTAATAGCTCTATCCGTTAGAAAGTAGATTTAATAACAAAAACTACTGTACCTATATAGTCACAATAAAGTAACGAATACATTTTTGAACATTCAAAGCTTACTATAAATAAAGTTTAGATTTTATATGAAATTAGAGTTAATTTTGAGAATAAATAGTTAGAAAATTTCATTAAACAATAAGATTTTTTAGAAATAATGAAATGTAATACAGAACAAAAGAAAATCAAAATTATTCTCAAGCATAGATAACAAACACAATATTAATTTTATAATTTATAAAAACAAGAGCGATTGTAGAGATTTCATGTAAGTTCGAGTAGTTAGTAAATGACAATTTTACACGGTAACTGGTTAGCAGAAAAAAACTGTTTATTCGTTTGGGGAGAAACTTGGCGTTCTTTGGGTGGCATTGAGGCATCGTTAGACGATCATCCTTTAGTCATGGCACCCGCAGAATTAGAAGAGTGGCTGCATAAATCTGATTTATTACCACAAGTGTCACGTAACTTGTTGAAAACGTTACTAGAAAATACAAAAGTTGTGTCATCTGGACGTAACCGCAAGCCTAAGAATAGTCAAGCTAACAGCGTTGTAGAGATCCGATCGCCGTGTGTCCTATTACCAACTTATTCTGATAAGCAAGAAGGAAGTGCATATCCAATTCATTCAGCAGCATCTCTAGAATCCAACTACTCACTAAAGCCTTGGCGGGTACAAGGTTTATATTTAGAACCTTCAGCAGCATTTCAATTTCTCACTTCACTACCATTAGGTACTGCTCATCAAGAAGATGAGTATTTAGGTGGAGATTTACGCTTTTGGTCACACGTTGCGCGTTGGAGTTTAGA of Gloeocapsopsis sp. IPPAS B-1203 contains these proteins:
- the tpiA gene encoding triose-phosphate isomerase, producing the protein MRKIVIAGNWKMFKTQAESLEFLQGFMPSLEQTPEARDVVLCAPFTALSLISKNLHGSRVQLGAQNVHWEVQGAYTGEIAAPMLTEIGVRYAIVGHSERRQFFGETDETVNKRLIAAQAHGLTPILCVGETKQQRDAGETEALISMQLEKDLVKVDQQNLIIAYEPIWAIGTGDTCEASEANRVIGLIRSQLSYPDTPIQYGGSVKPNNIDEIMAQPEIDGVLVGGASLEPGSFARIVNYQ
- a CDS encoding polyribonucleotide nucleotidyltransferase, with product MVEIDRSISFDGRDIRLTVGLLAPQAGGSVLMQSGDTAVLVTATRSAAREGIDFLPLTVDYEERLYSVGRIPGGFLRREGRPPEKAILTSRLIDRPLRPLFPQWLRDDLQIVATTLSMDELVPPDVLAVTGASLAVLLAQIPFDGPMAAVRVGLVGDDFIINPTYAEIEAGDLDLVVAGSPAGVIMVEAGANQLPEQDIIEAIDFGYEAVQDLIQAQKDLMAEMGLEAIHEEPPVEVEPTLVEFIRDRAQESVKQILSQFDLDKNSRDTALDGVKEEIVAAIAELPEEDPIRVTATTNSKVVGNTFKDLTKKLMRRQIVEDSVRVDGRKLDEVRPVSCRVGVLPKRVHGSGLFNRGLTQVLSACTLGTPGDAQNLSDDLQQDLEKRYIHHYNFPPFSVGETKPLRAPGRREIGHGALAERALIPVLPPKNEFPYVIRVVSEILSSNGSTSMGSVCGSTIALMDAGVPILKPVSGAAMGLIKEGDEVRVLTDIQGIEDFLGDMDFKVAGTDSGITALQMDMKISGLPLEVIEQAIKQALPARLHILEKMMQAIEQPRIEMSPFAPRLLTIKIDPEMIGLLIGPGGKTIKGITEETGAKIDIEDDGTVTISAIDESKAKRAKNIVQGMTRKLNEGDVYAGKVTRIIPIGAFVEFLPGKEGMVHISQLADYRVGRVEDEVAVGDEVIVKVRELDSKGRINLTRLGIHPDQAAAAREAATTNQ
- the folP gene encoding dihydropteroate synthase is translated as MATLNSFEWGKRTYLMGVLNVTPDSFSDGGEFNTPPSALAQARHLVAAGADILDIGGQSTRPGAEEVSPEEERERVLSVLQVLRPEISIPISVDTTRATVAKAAVTAGADIINDISGGTFDADMLPTVAELGVPIVLMHIRGTPQTMQQYIEYDDLIEEIYAFLASRISAAIAAGIPQNRIIIDPGIGFAKKYNQSIEIIRELSKFRALNCPILVGPSRKSFLGHILNQPEPKARVWGTAAACCAAIANGADILRVHDVQEMYDVCRVADVLWRT